A part of Microaerobacter geothermalis genomic DNA contains:
- a CDS encoding PilW family protein — MNHKIYQNQYGITLVEVLAAVALLTLVFSVVFLVMDQVSSSWTTITEKEKVQEESRIILDHLVRATRNTSKSNFMSSNPNEPGPNPGFIQLIFPSQSGEGNKRIYWDNTADNDDPFPQYTFAIDPGDGNYLSISKNVSFFSWEYIPDSIQKKGIKYNIELTTSSGNYQFSAATFFQDW, encoded by the coding sequence ATGAATCATAAAATATACCAAAACCAATATGGCATAACCCTAGTCGAAGTCTTGGCAGCAGTTGCCCTTTTAACCCTTGTTTTTTCGGTAGTTTTCCTTGTTATGGATCAAGTGAGCAGTTCCTGGACTACCATAACTGAAAAGGAAAAGGTCCAAGAGGAATCCCGGATCATACTGGATCATCTAGTTAGGGCAACTAGAAATACTTCAAAAAGCAATTTTATGTCCAGCAATCCGAATGAACCTGGACCAAATCCCGGTTTTATTCAACTTATTTTTCCGTCTCAAAGCGGCGAAGGAAATAAACGGATATATTGGGACAACACTGCAGATAACGACGATCCTTTCCCTCAATATACTTTTGCCATAGATCCTGGGGATGGAAACTATTTGTCTATCTCTAAAAATGTTTCATTCTTTAGCTGGGAGTATATCCCTGACAGCATACAGAAAAAGGGGATAAAATATAATATTGAACTTACAACAAGTTCAGGAAATTATCAATTTTCTGCAGCTACTTTTTTTCAAGATTGGTGA
- a CDS encoding type IV pilus modification PilV family protein, giving the protein MNNEKGITLIEILAAITILAIIVIPVSMLFTGSYTNSKKEEEKTQAVQIARWVTEEIKENYPTYSLDDIRAQYPEFTIDPPVITSYGTKKGVTLSSLRIVEVTVYPTRDSQNLVTLRSIIRVN; this is encoded by the coding sequence ATGAACAACGAAAAGGGAATCACGTTAATTGAAATCTTGGCAGCCATAACCATACTTGCCATTATTGTAATTCCTGTCTCCATGTTGTTTACTGGCTCCTATACCAATTCAAAAAAGGAAGAAGAGAAGACCCAGGCTGTGCAAATTGCCAGATGGGTCACTGAAGAGATAAAAGAAAATTATCCCACCTATTCCTTGGATGATATTCGTGCCCAATACCCCGAATTCACCATTGACCCCCCCGTGATTACTTCGTATGGAACAAAAAAAGGAGTGACCCTTTCGTCTCTCCGGATCGTTGAAGTTACCGTATATCCCACCAGGGACAGCCAAAATCTAGTGACTTTACGTTCAATCATAAGGGTGAATTGA
- the murC gene encoding UDP-N-acetylmuramate--L-alanine ligase: MKTKEHVHFVGIGGYGMSAIARVLLDMGYPVSGSDVTKKELTDKLEARGATVYIGHDSSHVAGADFVVYSTDIPKDNVELREAIKQNIPLVHRSDMLARLLNEKKGIAVSGAHGKTTTSSMIALILEKAGVDPTYVIGGEIVDLNSNAKAGKSDYVVAEADESDASFLKYYPYIAVVTNIEADHLENYNGDFKHLIEAYYQFLGQIREDGIAILCEEDSNLQEIKMKLNTKIVTYGLSQGDYTVSNLQLGDGRSSFTVLYQGQDLGEVKLAIPGTHNVLNALAAIIASLQVGVPFEKISEILGCFRGAKRRFQHIGLVHDILVIDDYAHHPTEIKATINGAKSTGRRIIAVFQPQRYTRTYFLLDDFSKSFGEADEVVIADIYSPAGEKQIEGVSAKRLVELIREKSHSGALFIPTKEEILQFLKEKVQPGDIVITMGAGDIWKVAHSLVDSLKIMEK; this comes from the coding sequence GTGAAGACCAAGGAACATGTTCATTTTGTTGGAATTGGCGGATATGGGATGAGTGCCATCGCCCGAGTTTTATTAGATATGGGTTATCCAGTTTCTGGTTCCGATGTAACCAAAAAGGAACTGACGGATAAACTGGAGGCACGTGGGGCGACGGTTTATATTGGTCACGACTCGTCACATGTTGCCGGTGCCGACTTTGTTGTCTATTCCACCGACATTCCAAAGGATAACGTGGAACTTAGGGAAGCGATAAAGCAGAACATTCCCTTGGTTCATCGCTCCGATATGCTTGCCCGGCTGTTAAATGAGAAAAAAGGAATAGCCGTATCCGGGGCTCATGGCAAAACCACTACCAGCTCTATGATTGCTTTGATTTTGGAGAAGGCAGGAGTGGATCCCACATACGTCATCGGCGGAGAAATAGTTGATTTGAACAGCAATGCAAAAGCCGGAAAAAGCGATTATGTGGTTGCCGAAGCCGATGAGAGTGACGCCAGTTTTTTGAAATATTATCCCTATATTGCCGTGGTTACCAATATTGAGGCAGATCATCTCGAAAATTACAATGGTGATTTTAAACATTTAATAGAGGCTTATTACCAGTTCTTGGGGCAGATTCGTGAGGATGGGATCGCCATATTGTGCGAAGAGGATTCAAATCTTCAGGAAATAAAAATGAAATTGAATACAAAGATTGTTACATATGGGCTTTCCCAGGGAGATTATACCGTGTCCAATCTTCAGTTGGGTGATGGCAGGTCTTCCTTCACTGTACTCTATCAAGGTCAGGATTTGGGAGAAGTGAAATTGGCGATACCGGGGACCCACAATGTATTAAATGCTTTAGCTGCCATCATTGCTTCCTTGCAGGTTGGAGTGCCATTTGAAAAAATCTCAGAGATCCTTGGATGCTTTCGGGGGGCCAAACGACGCTTTCAACATATTGGACTTGTCCATGATATTTTAGTCATTGACGACTATGCCCATCACCCTACTGAGATTAAGGCAACAATCAATGGGGCAAAATCCACCGGGAGAAGGATCATTGCTGTTTTTCAACCCCAGCGATATACGAGGACTTATTTCCTGTTGGATGACTTTAGTAAATCCTTCGGTGAAGCTGATGAAGTGGTGATTGCCGATATTTATTCTCCCGCGGGAGAAAAACAGATCGAAGGGGTATCGGCAAAACGCCTTGTGGAGTTGATTAGGGAAAAAAGTCATTCAGGGGCTCTATTTATACCCACTAAAGAGGAAATATTACAGTTTCTAAAAGAAAAAGTCCAGCCCGGTGATATCGTTATCACGATGGGAGCAGGAGATATTTGGAAAGTGGCACACTCACTGGTTGACTCTTTGAAAATAATGGAGAAGTAA